The following are from one region of the Alicyclobacillus fastidiosus genome:
- a CDS encoding S-adenosylmethionine:tRNA ribosyltransferase-isomerase, whose translation MTTLSLSAQADRFDRSHCNDQLSLNLPVPPTPATRPPEERGIARDEVKLLVLDRRTGRTEHGVFHRLADYLQPGDLLVVNTSKTLAASLPALLLRGGEPMRIHLASRITSTTYIVERRDAQGAADERPFQVGDRIAMGTHHATVIGRFHPNSRLWYLECNADLWQLAETIGRPIRYGYLQSQPDLADFQTVFARDLGSAEMPSAGRPFTERVLAGLAKKGIRIAEITLHTGVSSHEVKGALSDHPFLPEWYSVPEVTAELVNEARAQGRRVIAVGTTVVRALATTTDPATGLVRSESGWTTVVITPDTPVPSITGLVTGLHDNDTSHLAMLYAFVQRDALVAAYTEAVARGYLWHEFGDSNLILSC comes from the coding sequence ATGACCACTCTCTCTTTATCAGCTCAGGCGGATCGATTCGATAGAAGCCACTGCAACGATCAGCTGTCCCTTAATCTTCCGGTACCACCTACGCCTGCGACGCGTCCTCCGGAAGAGCGGGGCATCGCTAGGGACGAAGTGAAGTTGCTCGTTCTCGACAGGAGAACCGGGCGGACGGAGCACGGGGTGTTTCACCGCCTCGCCGATTACCTCCAGCCGGGTGACCTTCTTGTCGTCAACACGTCGAAGACGCTGGCGGCGAGTCTGCCTGCTCTACTCCTTCGCGGCGGGGAGCCGATGCGCATTCACTTGGCTAGTCGGATTACGTCGACGACGTACATCGTCGAGCGGCGCGATGCGCAGGGGGCAGCGGATGAGCGTCCGTTTCAGGTCGGCGACCGGATCGCCATGGGCACGCACCACGCGACGGTGATCGGCCGGTTCCATCCGAACAGTCGACTCTGGTACCTCGAATGCAACGCCGATTTGTGGCAACTCGCCGAAACGATTGGGCGCCCCATCCGATATGGGTACCTCCAGTCACAACCAGACCTGGCCGATTTCCAAACCGTATTCGCGCGCGATCTCGGTTCTGCGGAGATGCCCTCGGCAGGGCGGCCGTTCACCGAGCGCGTGTTGGCAGGCCTCGCCAAGAAGGGGATTCGCATCGCAGAGATCACTTTGCATACTGGCGTATCCAGCCACGAGGTGAAGGGGGCCTTGTCGGACCATCCATTTTTGCCCGAGTGGTACAGCGTGCCAGAGGTGACGGCGGAGTTGGTCAATGAGGCGAGAGCACAGGGGCGGCGCGTCATCGCAGTCGGCACCACCGTCGTTCGCGCCCTGGCGACGACCACCGATCCCGCGACGGGACTGGTTCGCTCGGAGTCGGGGTGGACGACCGTCGTCATTACACCTGATACGCCCGTACCTTCTATCACTGGACTTGTGACTGGTCTTCACGACAACGACACGAGCCACTTGGCGATGCTGTATGCGTTCGTCCAGCGCGATGCGCTCGTTGCGGCGTACACTGAGGCGGTGGCACGCGGTTACCTATGGCATGAGTTTGGGGATTCCAACCTGATTTTGTCATGCTAG
- a CDS encoding GAF domain-containing sensor histidine kinase: MEKRGFREVVNHLAVFRDIAEALNHANDVSGAMEAILPRLGSALGLQTAWAFRYDEDRRSFVEVGASGLPPALDCCGQEPLRTGWCECQSQFVRGELDEAVNIVRCSRLKSAKGDTNDLRVHASVPLRSKGKPLGILNLAAPGSAVFTNEVLAFLQTVGQQVAVAVDRARMFQLAREKSEKLEGLAVMSAEWSGQLPPDRLLQQALEAYVEAYVEAFGYAVCGVLRQGVRADGGQDTDDVDVVAVAEGKVTGRLSAYVYSPPGDEGDSPEPCRSILLSDARSAISTPLPTTMYELRIESSSPYAFDDLDADLLQAFAWQLAAAYVGAQAHLQEMQHAHLVERHRIAAELHDSVSQRLFSAQLLLRTATAQMAGAHVDALAIVERVGELLAESQQEMRDLIRALRRIDEHTSLVEELRTRVFTLSLQRGPRVELRLPDTPIREPASHVRAAVLAIVDEALHNALKHAGAGSIVVRVNGDETRLFVGVKDDGRGCAASEIGAGLGTRSMFERAAQLRGTLSIRGQAGAGTRIQLAIPYDGEKE, from the coding sequence ATGGAAAAGCGGGGATTTCGCGAGGTCGTCAACCATCTGGCCGTCTTTCGCGACATCGCGGAGGCGTTGAATCACGCAAATGACGTATCTGGAGCGATGGAGGCCATACTGCCGAGGCTAGGATCGGCCTTGGGGCTGCAAACGGCATGGGCATTCCGGTATGACGAAGACCGCCGCTCGTTTGTTGAGGTCGGTGCCAGCGGCCTGCCACCGGCGCTGGATTGCTGTGGGCAGGAGCCATTGCGGACGGGATGGTGCGAGTGCCAGAGCCAATTCGTTCGCGGCGAGCTGGACGAGGCGGTGAATATCGTCCGATGTAGTCGACTGAAGTCCGCGAAGGGAGACACGAACGACCTTCGTGTGCACGCCAGCGTGCCCTTGCGCAGCAAAGGCAAGCCGCTTGGAATTCTCAATCTGGCGGCGCCTGGATCAGCTGTCTTTACCAACGAGGTGCTCGCGTTTTTGCAGACGGTCGGGCAGCAGGTGGCAGTGGCGGTAGACAGGGCCCGGATGTTCCAGTTGGCGCGGGAAAAATCGGAGAAGCTTGAAGGCCTCGCGGTCATGTCGGCAGAGTGGTCCGGGCAACTGCCGCCTGACCGCCTCTTGCAGCAGGCCCTGGAGGCGTACGTGGAGGCGTACGTGGAGGCGTTCGGGTACGCGGTGTGTGGCGTACTTCGGCAGGGGGTGCGTGCAGACGGCGGGCAGGACACCGACGATGTCGATGTGGTCGCTGTGGCGGAAGGCAAGGTGACCGGGCGTTTGTCCGCCTATGTCTATTCGCCACCTGGCGATGAGGGAGATTCGCCTGAACCTTGTCGATCCATTCTCTTGAGCGACGCACGGAGCGCCATTTCGACGCCGCTGCCCACGACGATGTACGAGCTGCGCATCGAAAGTAGCTCGCCATACGCCTTCGACGATCTTGACGCCGATTTGTTACAGGCGTTTGCGTGGCAACTGGCGGCGGCCTACGTCGGGGCACAGGCGCATCTGCAGGAGATGCAGCACGCACACCTCGTCGAGCGGCATCGCATCGCCGCTGAACTCCACGACTCCGTCAGCCAACGGCTGTTCTCCGCACAGTTGCTCTTGCGCACGGCCACGGCGCAGATGGCGGGTGCGCATGTTGATGCCCTCGCCATCGTCGAACGGGTGGGGGAACTGCTTGCCGAGAGCCAGCAGGAGATGCGGGATTTGATCCGCGCCTTGCGGCGGATCGACGAGCATACGTCGCTCGTGGAGGAGTTGCGCACACGGGTGTTTACCTTGTCGCTGCAGCGGGGCCCTAGGGTCGAGCTGCGCCTGCCCGATACGCCGATTCGGGAACCCGCCTCGCATGTTCGCGCCGCTGTGTTGGCGATTGTCGATGAGGCCTTGCACAACGCTTTGAAACACGCAGGTGCAGGCTCCATTGTCGTACGGGTGAATGGTGACGAGACGCGGTTGTTCGTGGGCGTTAAGGACGACGGTCGAGGGTGCGCAGCCTCGGAGATCGGGGCGGGTCTCGGAACGCGGAGTATGTTTGAACGGGCCGCCCAACTTAGGGGGACGCTGTCGATTCGGGGGCAAGCGGGAGCGGGCACGCGTATTCAGCTGGCAATTCCGTATGATGGAGAGAAGGAGTGA
- a CDS encoding response regulator transcription factor has product MNRHKIRVAIVDDHPVVREGLRAFLQLADDIEVVGEAECGESAVRLLGNPHTPVDVAIMDLKMPGAFDGTEAIVQLRRLQPGLRILALTSFQDNETALAAVSAGAIGFLHKDVPPDLLLGGIRQAATGRMVLEANVWAAAQARRVHAEGARASGLSRQPAMESTAQTDGEGGIVDATGSNGKGESLTEREREVLQAMARGLSNKEIGALLGISEKTVKVHVSHILGKLDVLDRTQAVLLAAKLRLVSL; this is encoded by the coding sequence ATGAATCGACACAAGATTCGCGTCGCGATCGTTGACGACCACCCAGTCGTACGCGAAGGTCTGCGCGCGTTTCTTCAGCTCGCCGACGATATTGAAGTAGTCGGTGAGGCTGAGTGTGGGGAGTCTGCTGTTCGTCTCCTGGGGAATCCTCATACGCCCGTCGACGTCGCCATCATGGACCTGAAGATGCCGGGCGCGTTTGACGGGACAGAGGCGATTGTGCAGCTTCGGCGATTGCAGCCAGGCCTTCGCATCCTCGCGCTCACCTCATTTCAGGACAACGAGACAGCTCTCGCCGCTGTGTCGGCGGGCGCGATTGGATTCCTGCACAAAGACGTCCCACCAGATCTGCTGCTTGGCGGGATTCGGCAAGCGGCCACCGGGCGGATGGTACTCGAGGCCAACGTCTGGGCGGCGGCGCAGGCCAGACGTGTGCACGCAGAGGGTGCACGCGCAAGCGGTCTTAGCAGGCAGCCCGCGATGGAGTCGACTGCGCAGACTGACGGCGAGGGGGGCATCGTGGACGCCACCGGTTCGAACGGCAAAGGGGAGTCCCTGACGGAACGCGAACGCGAGGTCCTACAGGCAATGGCTCGAGGCTTATCGAACAAGGAGATTGGAGCCTTGCTTGGCATCAGCGAGAAGACGGTCAAAGTGCACGTCAGTCACATCCTCGGGAAACTGGATGTTTTGGATCGAACGCAGGCGGTGCTGTTGGCGGCGAAGTTGCGACTCGTGTCGCTGTAG
- a CDS encoding PAS domain S-box protein has product MFDQYFAQFGMILFPILVYQVWAFRKMSDELPVRAVVLGCYGGVVSIGAQLTPIHALAMPGDFQNVPIILAILYGRRKAGVIAVAMLVAFEVASRQPHTLAMIIMVLICASVPFAVCRMMDSPHKPTRFRVIVATGVFTTLLELAAIVIYAGLIEATQQSTGSFHLWRNLSSAAAIQVLTLIFAALIMEMAVEEGQLRKRLVESTVALEESEERYRSLVEYNPIGICAFDRSGNFVMVNQSYADMTGYSVEELVGQNRITMWFEDDQDVARGVADQTFAGQIKVAEETALRHKSGREVYVRYTTVPIVVGGDVVGFYGMAEDLTEARIVEEMIRKSEKLAVVGQLAAGVAHEIRNPLTSLKGFLKLIEEDMEANPNYFSIIHHELGRIDLIASELLVLAKPQAEHFALRNLNRLIEDVAVFLQPQALISNVEMVTDLHSSLRPVLCEENQLKQVFVNLIKNALDSMPSGGTVTIATSMARDQVRIIIQDTGIGMSEETIRHLGEPFYTTKGSGTGLGLMVTHRIIDRHGGRIFYNSALGKGTTVTLSFQCVDDVDEIDIKAPAVAHAARLDVR; this is encoded by the coding sequence ATGTTCGATCAATACTTCGCGCAATTCGGAATGATCTTATTTCCTATTCTAGTGTATCAGGTTTGGGCATTCCGGAAGATGTCTGACGAGCTTCCGGTGCGCGCGGTGGTCCTCGGATGCTATGGGGGTGTGGTATCCATCGGGGCGCAGCTCACGCCCATTCACGCTTTGGCCATGCCAGGTGACTTCCAGAACGTTCCGATCATCCTGGCCATTCTTTACGGAAGGCGCAAAGCAGGGGTGATTGCCGTCGCGATGCTCGTCGCCTTCGAAGTGGCTTCGCGCCAACCACATACCCTCGCAATGATCATCATGGTACTCATCTGTGCGAGTGTCCCGTTTGCTGTATGTCGGATGATGGATTCCCCCCACAAGCCGACGCGTTTTCGTGTGATCGTGGCGACGGGCGTCTTTACGACCCTGCTGGAACTCGCCGCGATTGTCATCTACGCTGGTCTCATCGAGGCGACGCAGCAGTCGACAGGGTCGTTTCACTTGTGGAGGAATCTCTCTTCAGCCGCTGCAATACAGGTCCTTACTTTAATATTCGCGGCGCTGATCATGGAAATGGCGGTCGAGGAGGGGCAACTTCGCAAGCGGTTGGTTGAATCCACCGTCGCTCTCGAGGAGAGTGAAGAGCGCTATCGCTCGCTCGTTGAGTACAACCCGATCGGCATTTGCGCGTTTGACCGATCAGGCAACTTCGTGATGGTTAATCAGTCCTACGCGGATATGACCGGGTATAGCGTCGAAGAGCTCGTCGGGCAGAACAGGATCACAATGTGGTTTGAGGATGACCAGGACGTCGCGCGGGGCGTGGCTGACCAAACGTTTGCTGGACAGATCAAAGTCGCCGAGGAGACTGCGTTGCGCCACAAGAGCGGGCGCGAGGTGTACGTTCGGTATACGACCGTGCCCATTGTCGTCGGCGGCGACGTGGTTGGTTTCTATGGTATGGCGGAGGATTTGACCGAGGCGCGAATCGTTGAGGAGATGATCCGGAAATCGGAGAAGCTCGCAGTGGTCGGGCAACTCGCTGCAGGTGTCGCACACGAGATCAGGAATCCACTCACCTCCTTAAAGGGCTTCTTAAAATTGATCGAGGAGGATATGGAGGCGAACCCAAACTACTTTTCGATTATTCACCACGAGCTGGGGCGCATCGATTTGATTGCCAGCGAGTTGCTCGTCTTGGCCAAGCCACAGGCAGAGCATTTTGCACTGCGGAATCTCAATCGGCTGATCGAGGACGTGGCGGTCTTCCTTCAGCCTCAGGCACTGATCTCCAACGTCGAGATGGTGACTGATCTACACTCGTCGCTGCGCCCCGTTCTGTGCGAGGAGAATCAGTTGAAACAGGTGTTTGTCAACCTCATCAAAAACGCGCTGGACTCGATGCCCAGCGGCGGCACGGTGACCATCGCCACGTCGATGGCCCGCGACCAAGTGCGAATCATCATTCAGGACACTGGGATCGGCATGTCGGAAGAGACCATTCGACACCTCGGGGAACCTTTCTACACGACAAAGGGCAGCGGTACCGGCCTTGGACTGATGGTCACACATCGCATCATCGATCGGCACGGCGGCAGGATCTTTTACAACAGTGCCTTAGGCAAGGGGACGACTGTCACGTTGAGCTTCCAGTGCGTGGACGACGTAGACGAAATAGACATCAAAGCGCCAGCGGTCGCCCACGCTGCGCGATTGGACGTACGTTGA